The Armatimonadota bacterium nucleotide sequence CAACTTCCTGCTTATGCAGCTTGAATCGGGCGTAAAGGCAGCTTATCTGGAGTGTCACTTCACTCCGGATGACGAGCGCAACTATGTATTTATCGGGACCGAAGGCAGCGTGGAGTTGTCCGAAAGAGCCAATAAGGTCTGGGTCAAGATTCGCCGCACGAATGACTACCGTGAGCTTTCGGACCGCACATACAAGATCAAAGAAGCCAAGGGATCACACGGTGGAGCTGATCCGGTTATCACTGAAGGGTTCCTGGATTATGTCATCGATGGCAAGGCTCCAATAGCCTCGCCTATTGACGGGCGCATGAGTGTTGCGGCGGGCTGCTGTGGAGCGCAGTCTATGCGAAACGGCGGCATGCCTGTGGATATACCGAAGCTGAAAGTCTAAAAATTCAAACAGGCCCGGCTCATTTAATGGGCCGGGCCGAGCAAACAAACACTAATATTTATACCGTCGTGGGCTCAGCTTTGGACCTGCGACCTCAACTTCACAGATAACGTCTCTTATTCCGGGTTTGAGCCTTAATAATTTTACGATCATATGAAGCTCTGCATGGAGGTCCATATCATCCCCGCCTCTAAGCTTTTCCAGCCTGCCTCGAAGATAGATGATGCCGTGCATCACATGCACATCCAGGCTGCCTAAATCCAACGCCGACCGTTTTGAGATGTCTCGCATAACTTCTCTTGTCATTGCCGAATCGACTACCGTCATCCTGATCGCCCCCCTCCGCGGAAACCCCTGCGAGATAAGACAACTGACGCAAACCGACTCAAGAGCCTGATAGATATTGGAGTATACCACTATTTTCAATAAACGCAAGACATTGGACACATGTATTTTACTGACCAATCAGGATTATTTCTACTGTATAAGTCATTTCCAAGTTCGATGGTTACAAAACATCCGGATCAGGATTGATATGCTGCGGGAATTCCGCTGATTCGCAGCCTTACAACTCTGCACACAACGTCAATTCCCGCAGAATCATATAGTCTTCGTCAGTAAACCACGATATCGTCCTGTTCCCTCGGCAAAATCGCCCGGCATGTCGCACCGGAGATCAGCTCACATGAGACAATTCCGGTCACTGTCACATACTTGCCCAATGCAGGTTCCGATAACGAACCTGAAACGACTCGGATGCTAGTGCCGGACCGGCTATTGATATAGAAATATGTGGATGTCGTGGATGTAACCTTGCCCCATGTGGTCGCCAGCAACCCGATATTGTTAGGTCCGTATGCGCCGGTGATCCCCGGTGTTTGGGCGTTAAGAGCCGTGCCGCCCAGGAAATCGCCTCTTATCCCGAGGGGAGTGGGCGGATCATCCGCAATGCCCATCGGATATAGTTCGGTGCAGTTGATCTGGCGTTCACCATCCGATATCGATATAGGACCAATAACATGCACCAGGTTATCGCGTGTAACTGATGCATTAGATACAACCTTGATGCCGCTTATTCTATCAAGGTCCTCGATGTAGAAGTAACCCGAAAAGACCGCAGTCACGACCTTGCCTGATAGTCCGACCACAGTACCGGCAGACCGGCACTTCGCCTCTGCGACTGTTCCTACTTCCTGTGTCGGCTGATCGTGCAGAGTAACGGCGCATGCGCAGTCCGAGTAGTTGTAAAGTCGTGAATATGTCATCAAACCCTGGCTGCCTGTGTAGAATATTTTCGGAGATAACTGCGGCACAAGGTTGGAAACGAGGGCAATCTTTGGTGACGATGACACTATACCGCCGGCATCGACTGTCGTGTAATATATATCGGAGTTTGCTGAATCGGTTGAGCGGTAGTCTTCCCATACGACTCTGTAGACGGATCCGTCCCAGCATGCGCTCGGGCTGGACTTTGGCTTTGTGCCGCTGTCGATACATAAACCGGATGCATCGAGCAGCGAACCCGCCGTGGAGACGCGGCACCCCGAAATCCTGGTTGAGTCCGACCAAGTGACGAAGTAGTTTCCTCCGCCGTAGCATACACTCGGCGTAGTTTCACTGGTAGTAACCTGCGGCATGGCGATCCCGCCGGCATCCTGCACAGTCCCTGATGAGGTCACGCGCGCGCCGTATATTCGAGCCGAGGAGCGGTAGTCCTCCCACACCACAAAATAATTTGTTCCGTTTGATGCCGCCTGTGGTTTTAGCTGGTTGCCCGTGGCTGTGCTGATTGTCGCCGCAGCAGTGACCGCACCGCTCGATGAGACCACTGCGCCGTATATATCCGTATAGTAATTCGGCGAGACGGCCGATCTATAGTCTTCCCATGCCACAAGGAAGCTGCTCCCGTTTGACGCGGCGCATGGGTTTACCTGATCTTCGGCAGCCGTAGAGATTGACAACGGAGATATGCTTAATTTATTAAGGCCGGAATCAAGAAACCACCCGCGTATGTCCCAATCGGTGGTCGAAAATGTTTCATTGCCCGACCATACCACCAGGTATCTACTCCCATTCCAGGCTATAGACGGTTCAACCTGTTCGCCTAAATAATTTGAAGTGATATTTACCGGTTCATCACAGAGCGGCTCGCCGTCATGGGAAATTCTTGCTGCCATGATGTCGCTGCTTCCGTTTACTGTCTGCGACCACACGACGGCGTATTCGCTGCCGTTATCGGCAACGGAATAGTCATTTTCATCATCGAGCGCCATAGATGTCGTGACTCCGGCGGCATTTTGCACTGATCCGCTGTTTGTGACGAGTGTGGTCAAGGCATCCGAATCGGTTACACTGAAACTGCTCCAACCGGCAACAAATGCGCTGTTCGCGCCGGCCACACACCCGCACGTCGCGCCCGCCATGCCTGTGGATATCGCTATGCCCGACGTGTCGAGTACCGTGCCGCTGGTATTGAGCCTGGCTCCGCGCATTGTCCTGTCCGCGCCCTTTGCCCGCCATGCCGCCAGCAGCCTGCTGCCGTTGTACTCAATGCAGGGCATCTCCTCATCGTCGGTCTGTGTGGATATTGCGATGCCTCCTTTGTCTAAAACGGAAGCTGTGGAACTGATCCTTGCCCCGTAGACATCGGATTCAGACGAGTTTCTGTAATCTTCCCACACGACCATGCATGTAGTGCCCATGGAACAGATACGAGGGTTCATCTGCGCGCCCGGCGCTCCGATCGTGCCCGACGATGTGCATGAGACTAAAATGTCACCGGTCAGGCGGACACCCAGCCTGGACACCCTGCAGCCGTATATATCCGTGTCGCTTGTAGTGTAATTTCTATAATCACTCCACACGACTATATAATTGGTCCCGTTGTATGCCACATCCGGCATTTCGTCATTATTGGTGGTAGTGGAGATTCCGTATCTCTTGCTGATTGTGCTGTCCGAATTGACTTTGCAGCCGTACACATCCAGCGAAGTGCTGATCGTATCTTGCCAGACGACCAGCCAACTGCTCATATCCGACGCGACTTTCGGATAGTATTGACTTGCGGTCGATCCCGACAGGAGTATGCCCTGAGGGTCGAGCACTTCGCCGTTAGGCCGGACTCTGCAGCCGTATATGTGTTGCAGCGAGGAACGCTTATCTGCCCAGACCACAAGATATTCTGTCCCGTTCCAGGCGACATCCGGTGCAAGCTGTTTGCCCGATGACGTGGATATCGGTATGCCGAGCACATCGAGGATTTCGCCGGCCGAACTGATCCTGCAGCCGAATATATCAGAATCGCCCGAACTGCGCGTATCCGACCAGACCGCCAGATAACCATTAGAGCCTGCCGCGATACTTACGGAGTCCTGATTGCCCGGCGCAGCGCCGTATGTCGGGCATACAAGTGTTTCTGAGCCAACCACAGGATCGACCTGGATTGGAAATTTTGCACAAGCCACGAAACTGCATGGGATGCTTATGATTAGACGCCGCCCGCTTATTTTTGGAAGACACTCGAATTTCTTGCCTGCGCTGTCGATTACCGTGACTTTGCCGTATGTAAGGACCACGCGGCCACTGCCGTCGGTAAAGATAATCCCAAATGGAGAGGTCCGAGGAGTGTGTGGAGAATATATCTTGCCTTCTATTACAATATCACCCATGCGGGCTGGCGGTTTATTGATAACCCATGTCTGCTCCACGCCTTTATCCAAGGCGCTGTAGCTTTCGGATATGACGTCGCCATAGTAACAGCAGATTGCGTCATTCGCTGTTTTTACCTCGGGAGCGCGGTTGAATGTAATTCGCTTTTCGCCTAACTGAAGGCAATCGAGCTTATAGCCGAAATCGCTCGTGTGAGATGATTTGCAGAAGTATTGAAATTTATTGCCTGAAAACTCGGCTCTATAGCCGGTATGCCTGAGTGGTTCATTTGCCTGTGCCTGAATGCATAAACAGATAATAGCGGGAAGTAAGGCTAATCGTAACATGTGTTGGTTGTCCTCCTTTGCTGTTGGGCTTACAGGCGCGCGACATTGCGCCCGGCTGCCTGTAATCATATCGAAGTATACCCGTCTGGCTGCCGGGAAAACCCGAGCTATGAATAATTGTATTAATGTAAGAAATAAGCTCAACAATTATTGCGCATGAGTCTGTATTAAATGACGTTAATTATGCCAGCTCAGGCGATATATGGCACGTATCTTGCACGATACAGGGCGTGTGAGTAGGATGTATGACAGGTGCATTCGCTTATTGATGGGCCAGCACAAAATCGTTTGAATCCCTGACAGCTCAGCAGCTAAAGGAGGGCGAAGTCTGATGCGAGCGTTAATAATCGCCGCGATACTGATTGTCTGCTGTACCCCGATGATGTGCCTGCCAATTGGCGCGCAGCAATATAGCGCTCTTGTTCTTGGACAGCCTGTCGATGTCGGCGACCCCAGCGTATGGGCCTATACATTGACAAACTCAAGCACAAGCCTTAGCTATACCGCGTGGCTCTTGGCAATTGAAGTAGACGAATCCACGGATGTTCTCAATGTATCCTCGCCATCGGGATGGATATGTGACACCACGGTGCCGCACTTCATCAGTTGGATGTATTTGACGGACGAGCTTTCTGCCGGCGATACCGAGACCGGTTTTCAAGCCAGGTTCAGTAATGCGCCTGCTTATCAGTCGTGGACGGTGATGTTCAACAATACGGATAACCCGGGAGAAAGCCCGAGTGAGTCTGGTTCTGTGGATACCGCAGTGCCTGAACCGGCAAGCGTGATAGCGCTTATTGTGGGGGTCATATCCCTTGCGGGCGCAAAAATGCGAAGGCGAGTCTAATGTAATGATAGCCCGGTATCAACCGGGCTATCGATAAATTCCCCGGCGTTCTTAAGCAGCCAGTTGAAACCATACAAATTCCATTTCCATCCCTCCATTAATATGAAATGTCGCCGCACATTTAGCAGGATATTATTCGCTGTGGATTTCCTTTTTAGGAGGAGACTGGTAAACCTAACACCAAGGAGCATACAAGCCGATAATATATGTAGAACCCGGTAATCATACGGGCATGCAAAAGAATGAGGGAACTCTCATGCAGGCAATAATATTAGCGGGTGGAAGACCTACACAGCTTCATTGTTATACAACGGACTGTCCAAAGCCGATGGTGCCGTTGTTCGACAGGCCGGTGATGGAGCACACTATAAATCTGCTTCGCAAGCACGGCATAAAGGACATAATCGCTGCTCTTTCGCACGATGCGAAGGACATCATCGAATATTTCGGTGACGGCGCTCGCTGGGGCGTAAAGATGCGCTACTGCATCGAAAACGAGCCTTTAGGGACGGCAGGAGCCGTGAAACAGGCTCGGAATATGATCGACGGCAGGTTTCTGGTCATTCACGGCGATGTCGTGACCGATTTCAACCTTGCCGCCGCAGTCGAGGAGCATGAAAAGTCGTCCGCGATCGCTACAATCCTGCTTGCCGAGACGGATGAACCGACGCAGTATGGCATTGTCGGCTGCGATGAATCGGGAAATGTGATCCGCATTCTGGAAAAGCCCAAGTCTATCGATGCCTTTACGAACATGGTCTCGACAGGCATATATATACTCGAACCCGAAGTGATCAGCTGCATTCCATACGATGTGTCTCGTGATTTTTCCAGGCATGTCTTCCCGGCGATGCTGGCTAATCGCGAGCCGATTAAGGCCCTGACTATGGCGGGGTATTGGTGCGATGTAGGCGATCCGGGTCACTATAGAAATGCGCACTTCGATGCGCTGACGGGTAAATTGAAGCTCGATCTGCCCGCGACGCACATAGGCGAGGGGATATGGATCGGAGAGCGAGTTGTTGTGGACCCGTCAGTCGAGCTGTCGGCCCCTGTCTATATCGGGACGGGAGCCAATATCGGACGAGGCGCAATACTCGGCAAGCGCGTCGTTATCGGTGAAGGAAGCGTGGTCGATGAATACGCGCAGGTCTCACACAGCGTGATTGGGAGTATGTCGTTTGTCGGTCGCAACTGTCGCATCAGCAACTGCATTGTTGGAGGCGGCTACAGTATCACCGAAGGAAACGGTATCTCGGATAAGATGCTGATCTCCGATATCCATTACACGCAGCCGACAGTTGAAAGCTCTCCGACTATCCCGACGGCTCCGTTAAAGAGGAAAATGGAGAGCCGAAAGACAGAATCAGTAAACCAAGTGATTTACGATCTATGATACTTCACAAATTTGGGGCAGGATTTCCGAATCCTGCCCCAGATTTGTTGTTTACGATTCTTCTTTCCAGCACCCGGTTACCTGGTCCTTGCACTTGGCCAGGTCTTCCTCGCTGGAATTTGCGATCTCATGCCCGCGTTCGCATTCCCACCGCACAAACTTCTTTTCGGGAAATGGCAATTTGTGCGAGGTCTGCAGCTTATATCTTGCCCTCATGTGGCGGCATGCGCCTTGTACCGGTTCAATTTCTGTCTGTGCCATAAATGCCCTCCGTTGAGCAAACGTTTCCCGACAGCGTTCTCTAAAACTTGATTCCCAGGTTCAGTTCAGTCTTATATTCCGACTCTTCGGGTATCACAACCTGGTCCTGCATGTATCGCAAATAGTAGCCTGTCAGCGACAGACTAAAATCCGAACCAAGTGAGTGTTCATAGCCAAGAGAATATGTGTTGGATGAGATTTCGGACCCGCCCAATGTGCGCGCGATTTTATATCCCGTTTGCATCTTGCCATGGCCGAATGCCGGAACCTCCAATTTGACCTCGCGCTCATCCGAAAGTGTATCGTCCGAATATTTGTCTTTCGATGTATAATTGGTCATCAGTCCAACGCTGCCGACAGTAAACTTCATGCCCATAGTGGTTGCTTTGTACTTCTGCACACTTCCGCTTGTGTCCTCCGGATTTTCCTGATAGTCTCCGATCAGTTTGACAAAGCTGAACGGCGCCAGCGACAGATTGAGCTTTCTGGTATCGGGAGCGAAATCCTGCTCCATTTGGCGATCACGCAGGCTTCCTGCCATGCTTAAAAACTTCCATGGCGAGGTCATGGCTGCATAGTCGTGTATCGTCAGGATGCCGTCACTGCTCTCAACCTGTTTATATCCGGCAGACATTTTTACGTTGTCAAAAGGTGAGACCTCCAGCGCTGCGCCCTTTGTCTGGGCATCAGTTTCGTTTTCGCCCTTTTGGGAGAACTGTGCAGTGAGTTTAGCGTTCTTGATCGGAGCAGCGGACAGGCTGAAATCTCTCTGATAATTTTGAGCCTCGTTGGCGGTCTTGTTGACTATCTTCCCCTCGACTACGACGTTTTCCACCGGTTTTAGTTTTACACTGAGGTTTGTCGTCGCGCTCTGGCCGCTGGTTTCGGAGTCGGTCTCGGTATATGCCGCTTTGACGTCAACCTGTGAAATCGGAGCGAGAGTGACTGCAGCCGAGACGTCCTGCTGCGCACCGTTAGTTTGCGAATCCTTTTGCGTAACAGTCCCCTGAAGGCTTACACCCTGG carries:
- a CDS encoding PEP-CTERM sorting domain-containing protein (PEP-CTERM proteins occur, often in large numbers, in the proteomes of bacteria that also encode an exosortase, a predicted intramembrane cysteine proteinase. The presence of a PEP-CTERM domain at a protein's C-terminus predicts cleavage within the sorting domain, followed by covalent anchoring to some some component of the (usually Gram-negative) cell surface. Many PEP-CTERM proteins exhibit an unusual sequence composition that includes large numbers of potential glycosylation sites. Expression of one such protein has been shown restore the ability of a bacterium to form floc, a type of biofilm.); protein product: MRALIIAAILIVCCTPMMCLPIGAQQYSALVLGQPVDVGDPSVWAYTLTNSSTSLSYTAWLLAIEVDESTDVLNVSSPSGWICDTTVPHFISWMYLTDELSAGDTETGFQARFSNAPAYQSWTVMFNNTDNPGESPSESGSVDTAVPEPASVIALIVGVISLAGAKMRRRV
- a CDS encoding NDP-sugar synthase, with the translated sequence MQAIILAGGRPTQLHCYTTDCPKPMVPLFDRPVMEHTINLLRKHGIKDIIAALSHDAKDIIEYFGDGARWGVKMRYCIENEPLGTAGAVKQARNMIDGRFLVIHGDVVTDFNLAAAVEEHEKSSAIATILLAETDEPTQYGIVGCDESGNVIRILEKPKSIDAFTNMVSTGIYILEPEVISCIPYDVSRDFSRHVFPAMLANREPIKALTMAGYWCDVGDPGHYRNAHFDALTGKLKLDLPATHIGEGIWIGERVVVDPSVELSAPVYIGTGANIGRGAILGKRVVIGEGSVVDEYAQVSHSVIGSMSFVGRNCRISNCIVGGGYSITEGNGISDKMLISDIHYTQPTVESSPTIPTAPLKRKMESRKTESVNQVIYDL